The proteins below come from a single Fusarium verticillioides 7600 chromosome 3, whole genome shotgun sequence genomic window:
- a CDS encoding D-lactate dehydrogenase (cytochrome), whose translation MAGALSVSSQPTKTHLSSTQALVDTPKIQHNLSASNIHGACKEFTAILGPENVSTEHTDLVTHSGSDYQSYAWTEESAILSQVILYPETTEQVSELMKVCFRRRLPVTPYSGGTSIEGQYIPHLQGICIDFGRMNNIVELNKYDLDCVVQPGIGWMDLNEELAGHGLFFPPDPGPGAMIGGMVGTGCSGTNAAAYGTMKDWVLSLTVVLADGTIIKTRQRARKSSAGYDLTRTFIGSEGTLGLVTEATLKLAVKPPCEAVAVCTFPTLRDAASAVREVLSNGIQVAAVEILDEVQMKSINDSALTRLKWKEEPTLFFKFTGSDEFIMDHLAKQVGSITKQNHSTTYTFACDETERNELWSARKNALWSMLAMRKSPTDKVWTTDVAVPLSRLPDIIEFAKADIEKSGLLGSIVGHVGDGNFHTLLLFPEEKRHIAEEVVHRMVDKAIEMKGTATGEHGVGLVKRDYLEKELGKEAVDAMRSMKNAFDPLCILNCDKVIRMQAA comes from the exons ATGGCTGGAGCGCTGAGTGTCAGTAGCCAACCAACCAAAACGCATTTATCATCGACACAGGCATTGGTGGACACTCCCAAGATTCAGCATAACTTGTCTGCATCAAATATTCACGGCGCTTGTAAAGAGTTCACTGCTATCTTGGGTCCTGAGAATGTCTCAACAGAACATACCGATCTCGTTACCCATTCTGGCTCAGACTATCAGTCGTACGCCTGGACTGAAGAGTCGGCCATCCTTTCGCAAGTAATTCTCTACCCAGAGACTACAGAACAGGTTTCAGAACTTATGAAAGTATGCTTTCGACGCCGGCTGCCAGTCACGCCGTACTCGGGAGGGACGTCGATCGAAGGCCAGTACATACCCCATCTGCAGGGCATATGTATTGACTTCGGTCGGATGAATAACATAGTAGAGCTCAACAAATATGATCTCGACTGTGTTGTGCAGCCTGGAATAGGGTGGATGGACCTTAACGAAGAGCTAGCAGGCCACGGTTTGTTCTTCCCACCAGATCCTGGTCCTGGCGCTATGATTGGAGGAATGGTGGGTACAGGATGCTCTGGGACAAACGCAGCGGCATACGGAACTATGAAAGACTGGGTCTTGTCACTCACCGTGGTTCTTGCCGATGGCACGATTATCAAGACTCGGCAGAGGGCAAGAAAGTCGAGCGCCGGATATGATTTAACAAGAACCTTCATCGGAAGTGAAGGGACACTTGGACTGGTTACAGAAGCTACTCTCAAGCTAGCAGTCAAGCCGCCTTGCGAAGCCGTGGCTGTATGTACCTTTCCAACACTTCGAGATGCGGCATCTGCGGTGCGCGAAGTGCTGTCCAATGGCATCCAGGTGGCGGCTgttgagatccttgacgaAGTACAGATGAAGAGCATCAACGATTCTGCTTTGACAAGGttgaaatggaaggaagaaccaactttgttcttcaagttcaCAGGGAGCGatgagttcatcatggatcaCCTCGCCAAACAAGTCGGAAGTATCACGAAGCAAAACCACAGCACCACATACACATTCGCCTGCGACGAGACTGAGCGCAACGAATTATGGTCCGCAAGAAAGAATGCACTATGGAGCATGCTCGCCATGCGAAAGTCACCAACTGATAAAGTCTGGACTACCGATGTAGCTGTTCCTCTAAGTAGACTTCCTGATATCATCGAGTTTGCCAAAGCCGACATCGAGAAGTCAGGGTTGCTTGGCTCAATCGTAGGGCATGTTGGCGACGGAAACTTCCATACCCTGTTACTCTTCcccgaggagaagcgacacatcgctgaagaagttgttcaCAGAATGGTCGACAAGGCTATCGAGATGAAAGGCACAGCGACGGGCGAGCATGGCGTCGGACTTGTGAAGAGGGACTATTTGGAGAAGGAACTCGGTAAAGAGGCTGTGGATGCGATGCGATCG ATGAAAAATGCATTTGACCCATTGTGCATACTGAACTGTGACAAGGTGATACGCATGCAGGCAGCGTAG